The DNA segment CTTTCATTACAAAACGGAGTAATATTAGGCTCGCAACCAGTAAACGAAAACACAATATTATATTTTACCTCTATGGCTGCCGCTCAAGATGGTTCGGCACCTATAGATACACCTTCGGCTTATACAAGTACTAGTCAAACTATATATGCAAGGGTAGAGCGAAATTTTGATTCTGATTGTTATACATTAACATCTTTTGATGTTGTTGTTGTGCCTCTTCCGGTACTAACAGCTCCTGCAGATGTACAGGCTTGTAATACGTATACGTTGCCTGCACTATCAGTAGGGGATTACTTTACAGGTACAAACGGTACAGGTACTATGATTGCAGATGGTACAGAGATAACGACATCGCAAACTCTATTTATATATGCTGTAAATACACAGGGCACCACAAGCTGTTCTAGCGAAGTAAGTTTTGATGTTGAAATTATTACTGCAGCTACCTCGCCAGATGATGTTTCTTCTTGTGGTAGTTACACGCTTCCAATGTTACCTGACGGTCAGTTATATTATAATGGTCCTGCTGGTACAGGCGGAGAAATTGCAGGAGGAACTGTAATTACAACTACACAAACAATATATTTTTATATCCCTGCAGCAGCATCGTGTACAGAGAATAATAACTTTACAGTTACAATTACCAGCCCTCCAGCTATTACTGATCCTGCCGATGTGAATGAATGTAGTCCTTATGTATTGCCTGCATTACCTGCGGGTCAAAATTACTATACAGGCTCAGGTGGTACAGGTACACAAGTGGCAGCAGGAACTACAATAGGCTCTAGCCAAACATTATATATATATAGTATAGACCCTGCTAATCCTGATTGTAACTCAGAGGAAAGTTTTGAAATTATAATAAATAATATACAAGTAAATGATATGGCAGATGTTACCCGTTGTGGTAATTATGTACTGCCAGTTCTACCAGCAGGTCAAAACTATTATACAGGTCCTAATGGTACAGGCGATATGTTGGCAGTATCAACATCGTTAACATCTACTCAAACGGTTTATATATATGCTGTTAGTACTACTAACCCAGCATGTAATGATCAGGAAGATTTTCTTGTCACTATAAATCCACGTCCTGAACTATCGTTTATTCCAGATGTAGTGGCATGTTCAAGCTATACTCTGCCAGATACATTACCTTCTTATGCTGATTATTATACAGGCAGTTCAGGTTCAGGCACATTATTGCCAGCAGGTACGGTTTTAACTACTGACCAAGCAATATATGTTTATGCAGTTTCGCCAAACGGTTGTACAAGGCAAAGAACTTTTGATGTGACTATAATAGATGTAAATGCGCTTGCTCCAGATGATATAGAAAGATGTGGGGCTTATACATTGCCTCCTTTATCTGTAGGAGATTATTATACAGAGTCAGGTGGTATGGGGGTTCAGTTAACGCCTGGTGCAAATGTTACATCAACACAAACTATATATGTATACGTAGCGTCTAATACTACACCTGCATGTACTGCCGAGGAAAGTTTTGAGGTTACTATAAACCCAAACCCTATTTTGCCTTCCATGCCCGATGAACTTGTTTGTGGGAGTTATGCATTACCAAATACACTACCATCTTATGCGCAATATTATACAGGTCCAGATGGAACGGGTACTATGTTGCCTGCTGGTACAATAATTAGTTCTCCACAAACAATATATATATATTCTATTTCTTCGCTTGGATGTGCAAAAGAAAAAACATTTGATATTACTATAATAAACGGCTCTATAGCTCCTGCCGATGTTGATGCATGTGGTAGTTATGTACTTCCTGCATTACCTCTTGGGGGTTATTATACAGCACCTTCGGGTGGAGGAGTTTCTTTAAGTGTTGGTTCATCTATAACAAGTACTCAAACTGTTTATACATATGCCTCTGTTACTAGTGGTGCTAACTGTACAAATAATGACAGCTTTACTGTTACAATATCGCCTGCTGCCATAGCAGATGATCCTGCTGATGTTACTTCTTGTGTTGATTATGAGCTTCCGCCGCTTACTAATGGTGATTATTATACTGGTGTAAACGGAACAGGTACTATGCTTAATGCCGGAGATATTATTACTGCAGATACTACTTTGCATGTGTACTATGAAAATACATCGATACCGGGTTGTTTTGATGATAATGCTTTTACAATTACGATTAATGATTTTAATATACCAGACCCTGCAGATCAATTAGTGTGTGATGGATATGTGCTTCCTCAGCTTGCAATAGGAGATTATTATATGCTGTCTGGAGGTCCTAATACACCTGGTCAAGTACAATATGCTGTGGGCTATACTATTGATGCAGATCAGGATGTTTATGTGTATGGAGAAACAAACACACTACCTACATGTGCTGATGAGGGAGTTTTTACCGTAACTATTAAGCCTGCTCCGGCTATAGATACACCTGCTAACGTAGGTTCATGTGGTACTTATACATTACCTGCTTTGACAGTAGGTGATTATTATACAGGACCTGGAGGTACGGGTACACAACTTTTTGCAGGACAAGTAATAAGTGCAGATACTGATCTTTATATTTATGCCGAAACAGGAGGCGTTCCTAACTGTGAAGCAGAACATATGTTCTCTATATTCATTAATCCTCAGGCACCTGTTAGTGCAACAGTGTGTGATAGCTATGTGCTCCCTGAGCTACCAGTAGGTAATTATTATACAGGTCCTGCAGGAACAGGTTTCCAACTTTTTGCAGGCGATGTAATAACATCTACCCAAGATATATATGTGTATATAGAAATGGTTGCAACGCCAAACTGTACCGATAATAACTTTTTTACAATAACAGTAAACCAGTCGCCAGTGCTAGCTCCTGTGCCAGTATTAGAGCCGATGTGTGATGAGTATGAACTTCCTGAAATTGTAGTAGGTAATTATTATACACAACCCGATGGTGAGGGTACGTTGTTAGAAGCAGGTAGTTTAATAACAAGCACACAAACAGTTTATGTTTATGCCGAAACGGGTACAGCTCCTAACTGTATATCACAGGATAGTTTTGAAGTAGAGATTAACTATACACCAATTCCTGATGCACGTTCTTTAGTAGAAAGATGTGATCAATATGTACTTGATGAGCTTATTGTTGGGGATTATTATGCGTTATTAGGAGGTCCAGATGTTCCTGGTCAGCAGCAATATTTTGCAGGAGATATAATTACTGAATCAATCGAGACGATGTATATCTATGCAGAATCAGGCACAACACCAAATTGTTCTGCAGAAAATAGTTTTGAAATAAGAATACATAGTATAACAGCCGATAACCCTGAAAATGGAGCAATATCTGTTTGTGATAGTTATACACTTCCAGAACTTGGAGTAGGAGACTACTACCTGTTATCAGGAGGTCCTGATACAGTAGGTCAGTTACTGTATGAAGCAGGTGACGTTATAACAGCTACCCAAACACTTTATGTATATGCAGAATTGGGAGGAAGGATAAACTGTAATGATGAAAATGAATTTGAAATTACAATATTTAATACTCCAATAGTAGATGCTAATCCAGTAAGCGAATCGGTATGTTTCCAGTATGAGTTACCACCGCTTACTGTAGGTAATTACTATACAGGTCCTAGCGGAACAGGAACAATGCTAAATGCAGGAGATATTATAACATCAACACAAGAAATATATATATACGAAGCTACAGGAGATGCTTTTGTAACTTGTTCAAACGAGCGTAGTTTTATTATAACAGTAAACTCTGTTTACGTTCCTGAAGTTGAAGATTTTGCAGTTTGCGAAAATTATATATTACCAGCCCTTGCCGAAGGTAATTATTTTACAGCTCCTGGAGGTACAGGTACACAGCTTGCCGAAGGTACAGTGATAACAACTACAAGTACGATATACATCTATGCAGAAACGAATACAGTTCCTGTTTGTACAGCCGAGAGTGATTTTGAAGTGACAGTTGTTTCTTCACCAACATTTGTACAGCCTGATCCGATTGAAACTTGTGGTATAGACGATCTTGGACACGGTATATTTAACCTTGCTCCCTCTATGCAAGCTGCATTAGATAATCAAACTGATGTTTCGGTAACTGTACATGAAACGTTAATAGATGCAGAGTTTAATAACTCACCTATTACTAATCTAAGTGCTTACCCTAATATAGTAGCCAATAACCAAATATTATATATAAGATTACAGTCAGATATTGTATCTACATGTTATACTATTGTAGCACTTAATCTTGTTGTAAATCCACGCCCTATCGCCGCCATCCCAACCGACTATGCTTTATGTGATGCAGGACTAGACGACACCGATGGAGTTACCATCTTCGATCTAAGCACCAAAGACGAAGAAATACTCGATGGAATGGACCCAGCCCAATACAGCGTAGGCTACTACCAAACTATGGCAGATAACAACAACGAACAATCAACGATAAGGGTTTTACCCTGAGCTTATAAAAACAAAAACCCCGCTACACATTGTGTAACGGGGTTTGTTTTTTATTATCTTCTTCTCCTAATTATCACTTTGATACCATTCTGCAAAAGAGCTTTCGGTTTCTTGTAATTTTAAAGAGTGTAGCTTTATAGAATCGGGTAGTCGGTTTTTTATTTTCTTAGCAAAATCAATCACCATATTTTCACTCGTAGGTTGGTAGTCTACAAGTATAACGTGATGCTCACGTTTTTGTAGCTCTTTAGCCAACTCTATATGTGGTGTATTTTGGTTAAATACTGTAGCATGATCAAAAACATCTACAATTTCTTCTTTTACTATCTTCTTTAAATCGCCAAAGTCTATAACCATACCATATTTTACATGATTATTATCTGTTATTGGTATGCCTATAACTGTAACTGATAGTTTATAACTATGTCCATGAACATTTTTACATTTGCCATCATAGCCATATAAGGCGTGTCCAGTTTCGAAAGTAAATTGTTTTGTAATCCTTATTTTACTCATAAGTAAAGGTGTTAAGGCTGCAAATTTACTAAATAAAATCGACGGTAATAATTTATTAACAGCGTATTGTTTTTCAGGTTACCTTTGCTCGCTTTTTAAATTACATCTAATGAATGGAACAGGGCTTAATCCGCTATATGAAAAGGTTATAACCGACTTAGTGGAACAGCAATATAGTGTTGTCGAAAATTTTTTTTCGGCTACCGAAGTGCTTGCACTCCGTGAAAGCCTTTTGGTAAAATATGATGAGGACATGTTTAAAAAATCGGCTATAGGTAATATGGCTAATGAAGTAATCGTTGAGGCGATTAGAGGCGATTTTATTTTTTGGCTTGATGAAAGTATTTATAATAGTGCCGAACGTCAGTTTTTTGATAAGATTAATGATTTTACGACTTACCTTAATCGTACTTGTTTTATGGGTATTGCCGATCAGGAGTTTCATTATGCAGTATACCCTCCAGGTACTTTTTATAAAAGGCATTTAGACACTTTTCAGAATGATAGTAAACGTAAATTGTCTATCGTATGTTATTTGAATGATGAAGATTGGTTGCCAGAGTATGGAGGTGAGCTTACACTATATCATACTAACGACGGTGTAGAAACGGCGTTAAATATATATCCTGTGCAAGGTCGTATGGTAATTTTTGAAAGTCAAGTTTTAGAACACGAGGTAAAACCAGTACAGCAAGAACGCCTTAGTATTACAGGATGGTTAAAATCGCGACCTGAGATTGTATTTTAATAAATATCAAAGCATTAATGATATTTTGGTGTAGAAATATAACATTAGCACTTAACTTTGTTATTACCGTTCTTTTAACATAATGGTTTTAGTTTTTCTTTAACAAAAACGTGTTACATTTGTTAATGTACCTATTTTTTAACCAAACCATTCATTTTATGAAAAGAAAAATACTTTTGCTATGTGGGGTTTTCTCACTTTTTGCTTTTGAAACAATTACAGCCCAAGAATATGAATATTTAGAGATTACATCTGGATTAAATGAAGATGTAATAGCCAATGGTGCTAATACTGCAGCTGCATCTATAAGTACAATTGTAGATAATGATAGTTTTGCTTTTGTTGCTGCCGATTTTCAGCCTACAGGGACATCTATTCCACCAGCTTATGCGCTTCCTGTAGATGGCAATATAGCCTCGATGGCTACGCCAGGATTAAGTTATCAATTAGCTGATTATTCAGTTAACAACTCACTAAGAATACACGGTACTACTCCAGCACCTACTGTTACTACAGGAACTTTGGTTTTCTCTAATCAAGTTAGTGCTAAAAAACTTTATGTTTTAGCTACTTCGGGTAGTGGTGCATCTACTGTAACTGCTATTGTTAATTTTACTGATGCTACTTCACAAACTATAACAGGAGCTGTTTTGCCTGATTGGTATAATAGTACTGTATTACCCGTTGCAGCATCAGGTTTTGGACGTGTAAGTGTAGCAACTAATAATGTTGAAAACCCATCGGGTAATCCAAGAATGTATCAACTTACTATAGATATAGATGTTGAAAACCAAATAAAAGAAATAGAGAGTATTCAATTTACCAAGACTTCTACAGCCCAAGGTGTAGCTAATATATTTGCTGTAACCGCAGAGCTATTAGGTAGTTGTCCTTCTCCTGATGGTTTAACGGCTGTTTTTGGAATAACTACGGGAGCTGTTACATGGGCAGAGTCTATAATAGAGCCTGGAGATGGTTATGACTATTACTTTAGTACAAGTGCCGATGCACCAACAGAAGCTACAGTGCCAACAGGTAATGTTGCATCTGATGTAATGACTGTTGAGTTTTCAGAATTAGAAATAGGAGCAACATACTATTTTTGGGTGCGCTCTAACTGTGGTGATGGCGATGTAGGTGCTTGGGTAGCTACTACTTTTACAACAGGTCAAATTTCGTCTACTTATACAGAAGGCGATATAGAAACATTATATAATACCTTTCCAACAATAACATCAACAACTACTTGTCCTGGAACAATGACTATTTCAATTCCTGACGGATACCAAATAGGAGATGTAGCAACATCATATACTATGACTACTGCAAGTAACGGGTATAAATCAGAACAGCGTTCGCTATTGGTTTGTACTACTACCAATACTTCTGAATCAAGTCTTTATTCTGGTACAGGTAATGGAGGAACACAAGAATACAACCGTACAGATTTAACATTTGCCAATGGTGCTACGGGTGAGGTGGAGTTTGAACTAAGAGCATGGAGAACTTATGGTAGTTCTGGTTGTACTACAAGTCATAATTTTGTAGACAATAATAGCTGGACAGTTACAGTAACTTATGAATGTGTTACACCGTTAACTCCGCAAGCTGATGACCAAACATTTTGTACTGCTAGTACAGTAGCTGATTTGGTTGCTGCAACAGATTATGACGACGCTACAATTCGTTGGTATGCAACAGAAGAAAGCGTAGAGCCACTTGCCGAAGAAACAGTACTTGAATCAGGAACATATTATGTATCACAATACAGGTATACTTGCGAGAGTGAAAGACAGGCTGTAGTGGTAACACTAGGTACTGCAACATTACCATTAACAGAAACTGAGCAGTCATTTTGTACAGCGACTAATATATCAGGTTTATATGTAGATACTATAGAGGGCGGAGTTATCAATTGGTATGCAACAGCAGACAGTGAAGAATTATTAGCAGAAGAGTTAGTGTTAGAAACAGGCTCTTACTTTGTGTCACAAACTGTAGGAGGCTGTGAGAGTGATAGAATAGAAGTAGCTGTTACCATTAATGCTACACCTGATGCGCCTACAGGCGATATGATGCAAGACTTTAATACAGGCGAAACTCTTGCAAGTCTTGAGGTTGATTTTGTTGAATTTGGAACTGCTAACTGGTATGTAATGACTGTAGAAGGGAATTATGAAGCCGTAGATGCTACTACAGTATTAGAAAATGGTGTTACTTATTATGTTTCGCAAACACTTCTTAGTTGTGAGAGCGAAATGCTAGCTATAACAGCAAATGAAGTACTTAGTACAGTAACTCATGAGTTCTCAGGATTAAAAGTATATCCTAACCCTGCTAATGCAATGATTACTATTGCAAATGTGGGTGTTATAGAAAATGTAAAAGTTGCTAACCTTTTAGGGCAAACAGTACTAAACCGTACTGCTAATACTGAAACGGTAGAACTTAATGTATCTAGTCTTGCTGCGGGTACTTATATACTTAATGTACAGTTGCAAAATGGCGCAACAACATCAGTTAAGATTGTTAAGCAATAACAATTACATTATTACAATATAGTTATATCATAAAAAAGGGTTTAGCAATTGCTAAACCCTTTTTACTTTTCTATATAAGTATGACTTATTTTCTATAAGGCTCAAGTGCTTTTTTAGTAGCGTCAGATAGTACTAGTTTACCTGATATTGCAGCTCTATCGGCAAGTAATGTGTTCCATGTTTCTGTGCCTTCCCATAATACTTTTTTCATTGCTTGCAATGCTTCGGGGTTATAGCCTGCCAGCTTGCTTGTAAGAATATCAATTTCTTTATCAAGATCTTCTACATTGTCAAATACTTTGGCATACAATCCTTTTTCTTTTGCCCAATAGGCATTTTTCCACTCATCGGCAGCAATAGTCATTTCGGCAAGAGCAGCAACGCCCATTTTTCGTTCTACGGCAGGTGCAATTACAAATGGTCCTATACCTATGGTAAATTCAGATAGTTTTATAGCACTATGCTCTGTAGCTAAGGCATAATCGCAGGCTGCTGCAAGCCCTACGCCACCACCTACGGCTTTACCGTGAATGCGCCCTACAATAAGTTTAGAACACTTACGCATAGCATTAATAACATTGGCAAACCCCGAGAAGAATTTTGCACCTTCGTCTAGGTTAGAAACGGCTAGTAATTCGGTAAAAGATGCTCCTGCACAAAAGGCTTTTTCGCCTTCACTTTTTAATACAATTACATGTACATCGTTATTATCACTTAATTGGTTTAACTCATCGGTAAGGCGTTGTAATAGTACTGATGGGAAAGAGTTACTTGCAGGATGCCCAAACTCTATAGTAGCAATGTGATTTTCAATATTGGTATAAAGCGATCCGTCAGGTCTGTTAGTAGTTGTCATTTTAATAGTTTTACGGTAAAATTAAAGCAAATATGGTAGTAGTTAAACAATTTTGCAAAACTTTGTAACAGTATTTGTAGAATGGTTGTTAATTCTGTTATATTTGCTAGCACTAAATTATTGGGGATGTAGCTCAGTTGGCTAGAGCGCTTGACTGGCAGTCAAGAGGTCGTGGGTTCGAATCCCATCTTCTCCACAGATAAAAGCTTCAGTGAAAACTGGAGCTTTTTTATTATATTGCTCATACAAATTAATAAAGTATGAGTGCCAACAATAAAAATCTATCTCCCGATTTACAGGAAGAATTACTAAAAGCATTACAAATACGCTTTGAAAATAATATGCATCGCCATAAAGGGCTAAAGTGGGAAGATGTACTTGCAAAGCTGGAGGCTAACCCCGAAAAACTATGGTCGCTTAATGAAATGGAAGAAACGGGAGGAGAACCCGACGTGGTAGATTTCGATAAAAAGACCGCTGAATATATTTTTTATGATTGTGTAGTAGAAAGCCCTAAAGGAAGAAGGAGTTATTGCTATGATAATGCTGCACTGGAAGCAAGAAAAAAGCATAAACCTAAAAATAACGCTATTGATGCTGCGTTAGCACTGGGCGCTGAACTTTTATCGGAAGAGGAATATAAAGAACTGCAAAAGCTTGGAGAGTTTGATACTAAAACCTCAAGCTGGATTAAAACACCTGATGAAATTAGGAAACACGGAGGTGCTGTTTTTGCCGATAGGCGTTATAACCATGTGTTTGTTTATCATAATGGAGCAGAGTCGTATTACGCAGCCAGAGGGTTTCGTTGTTTACTGAGAGTCTGAAAATAATTATGATTTTATAGGGAGCGGACTACCACTCTTTTATGTTATTTTTGTAATTAATGGCAGCAGGTGAAAATAACAAATGTCAGATTTATTCATTCATGGACATAAAAAATTCAACATTTAAAATCGGTCATATCCCTTCGCTTTTGGTTGAGACCTATAAAGTTTGGAACAAACACGACCCGTTTCGGTTGAGTGCCGTTGTAGCATATTATGCTGTATTATCCTTACCAGGTTTATTAGTAATTATTATCAACTTAGTAGGCTCAATTTGGGGACAGGAAATAGTACAAGGCTATTTGACCGATGAAATTTCTAGTGCATTGGGTCAAAATGCTAGTGAATCTATTCAGGCCATGATGATGGAGACACAAAATAAGGATAAAAGTACCTTGGCAACAATACTTGGTATAGGTGTACTAATTTTTGGTGCAACGGGTGTGTTTTATCACTTACAGTTATCTTTAAATCAGATATGGGAGATAAAACCCAAACCCAATTCGGGCATCTTAAAAACGCTTATTGATAGAGCTCGAAGCTTTGTTTTCATTATCGTAATTGGTTTTTTATTGTTGATTAGTTTTATAGTAACTGCTGCAATTGCTGTATTAAACAATTATATCACTAGCATTTTACCCGAAGCCATTGTATATATTGCCTTCGTTTTAGATTTTATAATTTCGATTGGAATAATAACTGTTCTATTTGCACTCATTTTTAGATATCTACCTGATGCCAAGATAAGGTGGAAGTCAGTTTGGGTAGGTGCAGTAATTACATCGGTACTTTTTGTGCTAGGAAAGTCCTTGCTAGGATATTATTTTGGGCAATCTGACCCAGGGTCTACTTATGGAGCTGCCGGAACAATTGTTCTTATATTACTATGGGTATCTTATTCTTGCTTGATATTATTTTTTGGGGCTGAATTTACTTGGGTATATGCTAAAAAATACGGGTCGGGCATTCAGTCAAAATACGAGGAAACTAAAAAATAAATAATAGCAATTTTTTTAAATCATGTCGTCAGAAAAAAAACAAGAAGAAAAGGGAAGATTACACCTAAGGAACAGAAATAGAGAGCGATATGATTTAGACGCATTACTAATTGCTACTCCTGAATTATCTAATTATGTAAAGCCTAATAAATTTGGAGTAGACTCGGTAGATTTTTCAAACCCTGTTGCTGTAAAATTGCTTAATACTGCATTACTGAGTCATTATTATGGTATAAAAAGCTGGGAATTTCCTGATGAAAACCTTTGTCCGCCTATTCCTGGTAGAGCCGATTATATTCATTACATAGCCGATTTATTGTGCGAAAGTAATTTTGGTAGGCTTCCGCATGGCAATAAAATTACGTGTTTAGATGTGGGAGTAGGGGCGAGTTGTATTTATCCTATACTTGGGGTTACAGAGTATAATTGGAACTTTATAGGTGCAGATATCAATGAAAATTCAATTGCATCGGCACAGAATATTATTAACAATAATGTACAGCTTAGCAACAAAATTGAACTTCGATTACAAAAAAGCAGTAAGGATATTTTTTATGGGATAATAGCCCTAGAAGATAAAATAGATATGACGCTATGCAATCCGCCTTTTCATGCATCTGCCGAAGAGGCACAAAAAGGAACGTTGCGCAAAGTAAAAAACCTATCGGGTAAGCCTATAAAAACTCCTGAACTCAACTTTGCGGGCATTAGTAATGAGCTTATTTGCGATGGCGGCGAACATCAGTTTATACATAATATGATAAGGGAGAGTAAAAAGTTTGCTGCAAATTGTTTTTGGTTTTCCACTTTAGTGTCTAAACAATCTAATTTAAAAGGGATTTATAAAGCATTAGATGCTATAGGGGCTACCGATGTAAAAACAATACCTATGGGTACGGGTAATAAATCTACCCGAATTGTAGCTTGGACGTTACTCTCTAAAGAAGAACAGAAAGAGTGGAAGGCTACAAAATGGAAAAAGTAACTTTGTTTTAAAAGTTAAAAACCGCAATCAAATTCGTGAAGAATAGATTGCGGTTTTTAGTAGATATAAACCAAGTAATATTTCTTGTAATTATTTATAGGTTACAAGAATTTGCGCTATTTTCTCTAAATCATTTTCTGCAATTTCTGTTTTAGGAGCTAACGGGAATAATTGTTGTCCTGGTCTGCTTATAAATGCTGCACGCCATCCTGCCCAGAGTGCACCTGCAACATCCCATCCGTGGGCTGCAATAAGCATACACTCTTCAGGTTTTACACCCATTTTTCGAGCTCCCCATGCATAGGTATCTGTAGCGGGTTTAAATTTCCCTACATCTTCTACACTTAGGCGTTCATCAAAATATTCGGTTAGCCCTGCATTTTCAAATTGAGTTTTAACCCCTTCGTTTGACGAATTAGTAAATGATACTAACTTATAGCCATCTTTTTTTAATAATGATAGTGCGGTTTTAACTTCAAGATGTGCGGGTAGTGCTCTTATAGAGTCTACAATTATTTTTCGTGCTTCATCTTGAGTTATTGTTATACCATTGTTTGCTGCCACCATTTGTAATGCAGCAGCCCCTATATAGCCAAAGTGCTCATATTGTCCACTTGCTGTAACAACAAGTGAATACTGTAACATTGTAGTAAACCATAATGATAATAAATCTTCTCGACCGTTTAATGCTTTACCTACCTGTTTTTTCATTACAGTCAGGTCTAGCAGCGTTTCATTTACATCAAAAAATAGTACTTTAGGTCTTGTTTTTATCTCAAAATCTGTTTTCATTTCTTGTGTACCGCC comes from the Flavobacterium arcticum genome and includes:
- a CDS encoding 2OG-Fe(II) oxygenase, whose translation is MNGTGLNPLYEKVITDLVEQQYSVVENFFSATEVLALRESLLVKYDEDMFKKSAIGNMANEVIVEAIRGDFIFWLDESIYNSAERQFFDKINDFTTYLNRTCFMGIADQEFHYAVYPPGTFYKRHLDTFQNDSKRKLSIVCYLNDEDWLPEYGGELTLYHTNDGVETALNIYPVQGRMVIFESQVLEHEVKPVQQERLSITGWLKSRPEIVF
- a CDS encoding 6-pyruvoyl trahydropterin synthase family protein, which translates into the protein MSKIRITKQFTFETGHALYGYDGKCKNVHGHSYKLSVTVIGIPITDNNHVKYGMVIDFGDLKKIVKEEIVDVFDHATVFNQNTPHIELAKELQKREHHVILVDYQPTSENMVIDFAKKIKNRLPDSIKLHSLKLQETESSFAEWYQSDN
- a CDS encoding choice-of-anchor L domain-containing protein, which produces MKKNLLLFALLVVSINVFSQGIVVTPHPTNNAAATTQLVTDVLLNNACLAQVSNVTKSTGTDYGYSQGNGIGTFSNTNTAFPFTEGVLLTSGNAVAAQGPNTNTSSFSAPSWAGDAAINAAITMNSKNATILEFDFIPATTTFSIDYIFASEEYGTYQCESNDGFALLLTNVTAGGTVQNVALIPSTTQPISISSIKDDINNSACPSVNPEYFGAFYGGGDGATAPINYEGRTVLMNASTTLVPGDTYHLKIVIADDGGDDNTDGEYDSAVFFPQGGFNLGQELFGLDLTLANNTALCVGDTFTLDTGLEPNEGLYTFAWTRDGGSIPGGAVITDNQPGTYAVTVTRIGSTCTSTQDIIVEYAPLIVANTPNDLYACNDGSATYTYNLALNTPVVKQGLNPATTVSYHATETNAEDNIAPLGNTYVSPSNETIWVRVKSHNSNCYDVQSFELLTAPAPTATQPNNFISCEDAEGSGEAIFDLSLQNGVILGSQPVNENTILYFTSMAAAQDGSAPIDTPSAYTSTSQTIYARVERNFDSDCYTLTSFDVVVVPLPVLTAPADVQACNTYTLPALSVGDYFTGTNGTGTMIADGTEITTSQTLFIYAVNTQGTTSCSSEVSFDVEIITAATSPDDVSSCGSYTLPMLPDGQLYYNGPAGTGGEIAGGTVITTTQTIYFYIPAAASCTENNNFTVTITSPPAITDPADVNECSPYVLPALPAGQNYYTGSGGTGTQVAAGTTIGSSQTLYIYSIDPANPDCNSEESFEIIINNIQVNDMADVTRCGNYVLPVLPAGQNYYTGPNGTGDMLAVSTSLTSTQTVYIYAVSTTNPACNDQEDFLVTINPRPELSFIPDVVACSSYTLPDTLPSYADYYTGSSGSGTLLPAGTVLTTDQAIYVYAVSPNGCTRQRTFDVTIIDVNALAPDDIERCGAYTLPPLSVGDYYTESGGMGVQLTPGANVTSTQTIYVYVASNTTPACTAEESFEVTINPNPILPSMPDELVCGSYALPNTLPSYAQYYTGPDGTGTMLPAGTIISSPQTIYIYSISSLGCAKEKTFDITIINGSIAPADVDACGSYVLPALPLGGYYTAPSGGGVSLSVGSSITSTQTVYTYASVTSGANCTNNDSFTVTISPAAIADDPADVTSCVDYELPPLTNGDYYTGVNGTGTMLNAGDIITADTTLHVYYENTSIPGCFDDNAFTITINDFNIPDPADQLVCDGYVLPQLAIGDYYMLSGGPNTPGQVQYAVGYTIDADQDVYVYGETNTLPTCADEGVFTVTIKPAPAIDTPANVGSCGTYTLPALTVGDYYTGPGGTGTQLFAGQVISADTDLYIYAETGGVPNCEAEHMFSIFINPQAPVSATVCDSYVLPELPVGNYYTGPAGTGFQLFAGDVITSTQDIYVYIEMVATPNCTDNNFFTITVNQSPVLAPVPVLEPMCDEYELPEIVVGNYYTQPDGEGTLLEAGSLITSTQTVYVYAETGTAPNCISQDSFEVEINYTPIPDARSLVERCDQYVLDELIVGDYYALLGGPDVPGQQQYFAGDIITESIETMYIYAESGTTPNCSAENSFEIRIHSITADNPENGAISVCDSYTLPELGVGDYYLLSGGPDTVGQLLYEAGDVITATQTLYVYAELGGRINCNDENEFEITIFNTPIVDANPVSESVCFQYELPPLTVGNYYTGPSGTGTMLNAGDIITSTQEIYIYEATGDAFVTCSNERSFIITVNSVYVPEVEDFAVCENYILPALAEGNYFTAPGGTGTQLAEGTVITTTSTIYIYAETNTVPVCTAESDFEVTVVSSPTFVQPDPIETCGIDDLGHGIFNLAPSMQAALDNQTDVSVTVHETLIDAEFNNSPITNLSAYPNIVANNQILYIRLQSDIVSTCYTIVALNLVVNPRPIAAIPTDYALCDAGLDDTDGVTIFDLSTKDEEILDGMDPAQYSVGYYQTMADNNNEQSTIRVLP
- a CDS encoding T9SS type A sorting domain-containing protein; protein product: MKRKILLLCGVFSLFAFETITAQEYEYLEITSGLNEDVIANGANTAAASISTIVDNDSFAFVAADFQPTGTSIPPAYALPVDGNIASMATPGLSYQLADYSVNNSLRIHGTTPAPTVTTGTLVFSNQVSAKKLYVLATSGSGASTVTAIVNFTDATSQTITGAVLPDWYNSTVLPVAASGFGRVSVATNNVENPSGNPRMYQLTIDIDVENQIKEIESIQFTKTSTAQGVANIFAVTAELLGSCPSPDGLTAVFGITTGAVTWAESIIEPGDGYDYYFSTSADAPTEATVPTGNVASDVMTVEFSELEIGATYYFWVRSNCGDGDVGAWVATTFTTGQISSTYTEGDIETLYNTFPTITSTTTCPGTMTISIPDGYQIGDVATSYTMTTASNGYKSEQRSLLVCTTTNTSESSLYSGTGNGGTQEYNRTDLTFANGATGEVEFELRAWRTYGSSGCTTSHNFVDNNSWTVTVTYECVTPLTPQADDQTFCTASTVADLVAATDYDDATIRWYATEESVEPLAEETVLESGTYYVSQYRYTCESERQAVVVTLGTATLPLTETEQSFCTATNISGLYVDTIEGGVINWYATADSEELLAEELVLETGSYFVSQTVGGCESDRIEVAVTINATPDAPTGDMMQDFNTGETLASLEVDFVEFGTANWYVMTVEGNYEAVDATTVLENGVTYYVSQTLLSCESEMLAITANEVLSTVTHEFSGLKVYPNPANAMITIANVGVIENVKVANLLGQTVLNRTANTETVELNVSSLAAGTYILNVQLQNGATTSVKIVKQ